A stretch of the Enterobacter mori genome encodes the following:
- a CDS encoding cytoplasmic protein: MTSGKINVKPANDNNVYLTLDDKKSDEFILKQNLEALKKSKNEEMTRITQDLVSIPATLVRLKWQNRREIYPLQVKEEIYGAVMNAIIEQRPELKEKLLGRLEANYQYLLARETATLRLTRKLSEGDYHTSNVTHVALNEDALVPGTRSPAEPQS; encoded by the coding sequence ATGACTTCGGGGAAGATTAACGTGAAACCAGCTAATGATAATAATGTCTATTTGACTTTAGATGATAAAAAAAGCGATGAATTTATCTTAAAGCAAAATCTCGAGGCATTAAAAAAGAGTAAAAATGAAGAGATGACGCGTATTACCCAGGATCTGGTATCGATCCCGGCCACGCTCGTGCGCCTGAAATGGCAGAACCGCCGCGAAATATACCCGCTACAGGTGAAAGAAGAGATCTACGGTGCCGTGATGAATGCCATCATCGAGCAGCGCCCGGAGCTGAAAGAGAAGCTCCTGGGACGTCTGGAGGCCAATTATCAGTATCTGCTGGCGAGAGAGACCGCGACGCTGCGCCTGACCCGTAAACTGTCTGAGGGGGATTATCACACCTCAAACGTCACCCACGTCGCGCTCAATGAAGACGCGCTGGTGCCTGGCACCCGCTCCCCCGCCGAACCGCAAAGCTAG